CCTCTCGCCCGCAAAGAAGGCCGCCCTCTTTGCTGCCAAATCTTCCTTCATAGCCGCCTTGCCATCGAAGATGAAGGCTGTGAGCTCTATTCTGTCGCCAAAGTCCTTGATCCTCGGCTTCGACACGTAGACCTTCTCGGCACTCTTTCTTCGCGCTGCCAGTGCTGTTCGTATCGCTCTTACGTCTTTGCCTTCGTTGTTGACTTCCTTCATTGTGACATATCCCTCGATCAGTTTCTCGACATTCGTGGCGGCTATGGGGAGGTTCTTGATGTTCTGCTTGTTCCAGCTATATGCTGACGTCTGCCACTCCATACCGCCGGTTACGGACTGAGCCTGTCGTACGATCGGTATCGAGTTCTGCCATGGTGCTGTTGCTGGCCTTGCAATGGCGAGGGTTGAGGCGAATCGTCGTGATGGAAGCCGGTTTTGCAGGTGTTTCGAGTGGAAGGCGAAGCTGCCTCGCGGTATTAGCAGCGTGCGCGGCGGCATGTTGGTAGGATGGCGATGTATGTAGTCGTGATGGTAGTGCCGCCATGTCGAGGTCCGAGGCGGTCCCGATGGTGATTGCGCCGCGGGAGTGCCAAGGATCGATCTCTTTGATCTCCGCCCGCCGGCACTCCTCCCTCTTCGCTACAACCACCAAACGACCAACAGACACACGAGGGGCAGCCTGCTGTTACAAGAACTCGAAATACTGCAAACTCCGGTGTGAGAACTTTCACAGGGTAAAAACGATGCCACGAGCACACTCCTGAAGGACGCACCGAGAGACTATACCACCATCGCGTTTGCCGGGAGATATTCCCCTATGTGCTGTCTACCGATTATGGCTTGAACACCCCCAGCTGGCCAAACCGCCCATGGTCCCACGCAACCTGAAAGGCCTCCTCCCAATCCTCCAGCCTATGCTCGGCCACCACCTCGATCAGATCGCGGACGTTCAAGACCCCACTGGTGAACAGGCTCAAGAATGCCATACGCTCCTCTCGCGAGTACATCCACTTGCCCTTGAGAGTCATATCGTATCTCATGATGAATCGATGTGGAATCGAAATATCATCCTGAAGTCCGCCGCTGCCTATTGTCAGCTTATCATCTCTACATTCGCAATCCACTTACATCAAGGCCACCCTCCCATTCCTCTTCCAACTCTGGATACCAGCCGAAATGTGTGTGGAATTGATCGCTTCCGGGGGGTCGAGGAACACTTGAACACATTCTCCAACGGCACCTTGGCATACTCCGCAAACGTCCCATCCCTCCACCCCCCTCCAtcatcttcttagagctCTCCGTTCCGCCCTGAGCCAGACCGATCAGAATTGCGTCGTCATAGTCGTCACGGCTGTGGATCATGCAGTCGAAGTAGACGAGCTCGCCCGGCTGGAGGAAGGTTGCGTCTGAGCCAACGGCGGCGACACGCGCTATGGCGGATGTGCCGGGGACAATCGGGGCCGAGTAAGGATACTGACGCTTGCCGTTGTAGACGTCGCGCATGTAGGATATGGTGGGACTGCAGAGGATCTTGAGGACTGCGGAGCCTGAGGTCGCTTGGGGAGTTGGGAGGTCTTTGACGAGGAGTGGTTCGCCATAGACTTCTTGGAGGAGGGCGCGGTGGGTTGGTGGGAGTGAGGTCATTGTGACTGATCTTGTTTTTGATGTTCTCCTTCTTGGGAGACTCGTAAGTGGATCGTTATCTGCACTTCTTGATGGCTTTTACGTTGCAGAATAGAGCTCGAGATCTAGCGGACTTGGCGTGATTGCAATGGTACTGATGCAAGAACAGCAAAGACTTGTCCGGGAGCATTATACCAGAAGCTTTTATCTCTGAAGCCATACCATAATGCCTTCCCATGAACGCAGCCCTGAAGCATTCAGGATTCTCGCGACATTGATTGAGGCGCGACTTGAGGGGTGCTGACCAAGTTCTGGCCCCTAGATCTGCATAGCCAGGAAGATGCATGTGGAATTATGGTGTAACGTGATGCTTCGTGCTTCGCGACTGGTATCATACCGATGCTTTGTCAGTATGTTATGGCTCTGGGGTTTATTCATCATCTGTAGCCACGAGTATGAAAGTTGACGAGTTGCTGTGATGAGAATTTAGAAAGTCTGGGCAATGCCATATATGGAATCATGACAGCCTCTTCGTCAACTTGGCGAATCGAGTACCTCCTCTGTGAGCGTAATATGCTGTTGGGATGAAGGCTATGAAGCCGGTAGCCATAGACTCCATCAACGTACTCCCATCTCCAAGCCAGGAATCCCTCTCAAATCTCCACTACATCGATGCGCGAGAAGGCATCCTCAATGCCGCGCTTCACCTCCAGCATACCCCAAACGACCACGACCAAGACGAGCATAGCCAAAGCCGCATTCAACTGGCCCGCGAGCTACAAAACGTCAGAAGGCTTACCCGCGCGCCGGATCACATTCACAGACTCACAGCTGAGGACGGCGGTGTCTCCGCACCGAAGATGGGTCCATTGATGACGATGCTATGGTCGGCGCTTGCGTAGATGGAGCCGTCTGCGAGGTTGAACATGCTCAGGACTTGGGAGTTGTGGCCTGCGAGGAGACCTTGGGCGTGGTTCTTCACGTGCAGCTGGGGGGTGGTTGGGGCGGCGGTGTTGGTGGGCTTGGAGAGCATGTCGTCGAGGTTGGTGCTTGGGAAGGTGCTGTCGGTGGTGAGGAGGGTGGTCGTCATGGCTGGAGGGATGCGTGCTGCAGGGGTGGTGTGTCTTGGCGAGGGTGTGGTGTGTCGCGCGGTGGTGGTGTTGATGATGTGGTGAGAGGTGTGTTTGAAATGATGGTCTGTAGAAGAGAGTTGTAAGTATGTGCGTCCATGGAGGGCGATGAACGGACCCTCTGGCACGTGGGAGTGAGTGAACGAGTACCCGCGATGATGTCAAAATTCGCTACAAGCTCTACACGGGCCGCGATCGACTTACACCGGACGCCCATAGATGCTAATGAGAATGCTGCGCGATCATTGGAAAGCATATTACAGTCACATGGCTCAAGCAAGATCAGTGAAACCCTTCTCCTTGCCCCACTCCTCCACCTCAGCAGCCCTCTCCTTGGCCAGTCTTTCTTCCTCGTCTTGAATGATAGCCATCACTCTATCATGCGGCGTCTCTCCTTGTGCTCCAGTATGTCCACTGACAGCATGACTCCAGGTGGTGGCTCGCTTCGGCTCCTTCTTCTTCGGTGGCGGAGGAGGTTCAACGCCGCCGAGCATGGGAAAGGGGTTCTCGTTGGAGTAGCCGAAGACCATCGGTCTGTAGCCTTGCTCGGAAAGTGAGTCGAACATGTCCTTGACGGCCATGGCCTTGTGGAGAGGATAGTCTTTTTGGCCTTGGTTACCGACGTCCTGCGCATTATTAGTCAGCATGGCGCCTACCACTTGAGAACAAGCTCTTACTGTGTAGAAGATGATGCGCAGGTATCCCGGCATCAAGTCCGTTGGATACCATAACGCCGGTCGTCCTAGTCGTGAAAGTCCATCGAGCCAGTATTTCTGCCAGTAGGGTAGCTTGTCCTGGAAGCCACCGTAGGCTCTGTTGTCGTAGAAGATTTGTATTGTGCCTGGGTCGTAAGCGCCGGACTTCGAGGGCTCGAATGAAGCCAGATCATTGAGTTTGTGCGCCATGATGATTGCCAGGAAGGGTTGGTTGCAAGGCTTTCCGGTCTTGATAACTGCCTCGAAGACTTGCGGGATTTGACGGACTTTGGCCAAGAGTGAAAGATTCTTGCTATCTTGTCATCATGCCAGTCCGGATCGCAATGCTCTGTATTCGGAGGTGTAACACAGGGTCGGAGAGAGCCAGAGTCTTTATTGCTATACTGTATTGACGTTGTTGTTCTGGACAGGGAAGTCAAAGTCAAGACGACGTTGTTCTGTGCCGAGACCCTGGTCAAGCTAAAGTGCCGGCACGTGGCGCCGCGAGGAAGTGGCGCACGCGTCGAAGCGCGATCCTTGTTCGTTAATGTCGTCACCAGATCTCTTTCAACATTCACTTACCACTTCCAGTCCCTTACATTGTGCTGTGCACAGCCATTGCATGAACGCGCAGCAGAATGTCGCTTCCTTGCTACAACTCACAATAACACCTCTGCGACCTAGATCATGGTCAAGCTGCAGGCGGCGACCGACCGGCCTCCTGAGATTGTTCGCAAGCCGAAACGAAAGCGACAGACACCAGCGCCACAGACCGACGACACGAATGACGAGTCTACGACAGACAACGCAGTGACGACAGTACCCACCAAAACGCACGATGGCGGCAAGAAGCCTCGCCGGTCGAAGAAGAATGCCGATGCGCCCACACTAGAGCGAAATAACTCGTCCACCGTGGTCGAGTCATCGATACCATGGCCAGCCGAGTTCACCCAACTGGCGCAAGTACATCGAGCCTTGAATCTTGTCTATACATTCTGCTGCACGCGCAAGCACTTTGCGACTACGATAGAGAACCTGCGCAGTACAGTCGAGGCGAATTTGAAGAGGGAGCTCAAGAACGAGGATGTGGCCAAGATCAAGCTACTCATACCGCTCGCCGTCGACTTTCTATACGTCGATCAGACCCTTCTCGAGATACAGCTCATGGGCGAGGAGGATCTGCGCGGCAAGAAGGCTGCTGGTGACATGTTCATGGACAGCCCTGCAGAAGTGCGAAACGTCAAAGAAGGCCTGGGCAAGGAAGAGCATCAGGATGTGCTGTTCTTCGAGTTCGTCGATGGCGAATTGAGACGACAGGTGGCAGATCCTTTGACGGGCGAGCCGATCAATGCATATCAGAAGATCAGGAAGGAGGATCTGAAGATGCCAGTGTTCAGTCAAAAGACATTGATGAAGTTGATCGATAAAAGGAATGTGAAGTTCACATCTGCAATCAATGGCTGGCTCAACGAGTGTGCCGAGAAGAGTGCTGATCCCGTGCAGCGATTGGAGGAAGAGCATAAGCAATACATACCCCAGCCTCCGCAGAGCAGGCAGAACACACCCCCTGAGCTCTCGAAAAGCACCCTGCCGGCCAGCATACCTGAAGAACGAAAGCACATACCAGAAATCATTGAAGAGCTGAAAGGGTTAGAGTGGTACACAGGTCAGATCGTGCCAGACGGCCACCGAGTCTTCGACCCGCAACAGCCTGTGTATGGCGAGCTCAACTTTTCTCTTAGCCAAGATCTGGTCGACGCCATGTATAACACGAAGAGTATAACGAGTCTTTACAGCCATCAAGCAGAAGCCATCAATGCCCTGCAAGAAGGACAAAACGTCATCGTATCTACCTCGACAAGTTCCGGAAAGTCGCTGATCTACCAACTGCCAGTGCTGCATACACTCGAGACTGAGCCACAGATCCGGGCGATGTACATTTTCCCGACCAAAGCTTTAGCGCAAGATCAACGGCGTAGCTTGAAAGCGATGCTTTCGTATATGCCTGAGCTATCAGATGTTGTTTGCGAGACCTTTGATGGCGACACCTCGTTCCCTGACCGCAACTACATACGGGATGAAGCGCGGATTATCTTCACCAACCCAGACATGCTCCATCTCACGATTCTGCCACAGGAAGAGGCTTGGCGAACTTTCTTGAAGAACCTTCGATACGTGGTCATGGACGAGCTTCACGTATACAACGGACTGTTCGGCGCACACGTAGCGCTTATCATGCGAAGGCTGCGGAGAATATGCGCGGCGGTGGGAAACCGCAATGTGAAATTCATCTCCTGTTCAGCAACAGTGGCCAATCCGGAAGAGCACATGCGGACCATATTTGGCATTGAAGACGTCAAGCTTATTGACTTCGATGGGTCACCTTGTGGACGAAAGGAGTTCCTTTGCTGGAACACACCCTACAAAGACCCCGCCGATCCTACCAGCGGTAGAGGAGACTCATTCATAGAGACGGCGAGATTGTTCTGCCAGTTGATTTTACGTGGTGTGAGAGTCATCTGTTTCTGCAGAATCAGGAAGTTCTGCGAAATCCTGACCACCGCTATTAAGAATGAGCTCAATGCACTTGGAAGAGCAGAGGTAATGAACAGAGTCATGGCCTATCGAGGTGGCTACACTCCTCAAGATCGAAGACGAATCGAAAAGGAGATGTTCGAAGGCAAGCTGGTTGGCATCATTGGTACAAGCGCGCTCGAGCTTGGTGTTGACATTGGCAGCTTGGACTGTGTCATCTCCCATGGCTTTCCCTACACTATCGCGAATTTACGGCAGCAATCTGGTCGAGCAGGTCGACGGAACAAGGACAGCTTGTCAGTCTTGGTCGGAAACAGCTTTCCCACAGATCAGTACTTCATGGCCAATCCAGACGAGATTTTCACCAGACCGAATTGTGAGCTGCAGGTCGATTTGACGAATGTTCTTGTGCTGGAAGGCCATATCCAATGCGCCGCGTATGAGATGCCCATCAGCGCCGACGAAGACGACAAATGGTTTAGCAAGCAGCTTCCAGAAATCTGCTCTGAACGCCTGCGCAAAGATGATCTGGGCTTCTACCACCCGGCGGACCGTTTCCTCCCTTACCCTTCCCGGACTGTAGCTATACGTGACACGGAAGACGACCATTTTGCCATAGTCGATATGACGAACGGCCGCAATGTCGTTCTCGAAGAGCTCGAGACCAGCCGCGCCTTCTTCACAATCTACGAAGGCGGAATCCATATCCACCAAGGCAATAAATATCTCGTCAAACACGTCGACACAGAACGCATGATCGCCAAAGTCGAATTCGTCAAAGTCGACTGGATCACCCAGCAAAGAGACTACACTGACATCGACCCGGTCGAAACAGAAGCTGTTCGACGCATTCCCGACTCAATGTCGAGAGCTTTCTTCGGCACCATCAAGATCCACCAAAATGTCTTTGGCTTCTTtaagctcgacaagaagaACCGCATCCTCGACGCAGTTCAAGTCGATAATCCACCAATTATCATCTTCAGCAAAGGCATGTGGCTTGATGTTCCCAAACAAGCCGTTGAGATCCTCAACTCGCGACGTCTCAATGTGGCGGCGGGGATTCATGCGGCGGAACATGCGCTGCTTAGTCTCATGCCGAATTTTGTGATTTCTATGCCGGGGGATGTGAAGACGGAGTGTAAAGTTGCGGTGAAAGAGTTTGCGAAGAAAGAATCGAAGCGCAAGAGGCCGGCACGTCTAACATTCTACGACGACAAAGGAGGTCAGCACGGATCCGGTATTGCGGCCAAAGCATTCGAATTCATTGATCTGCTCCTTCATCAAGCCCACGACCGGGTCGAGGCTTGCCATTGTCTGGAGGGATGTCTGGAGTGCTGCTGCTCAGAACGATGTAAGGAGGCGAATCAGGTCATGAGTAAGGCTGGGTGCGAGGTGATTCTGAAGAGTCTGCTGAACAAGGAGATTGATGTTGACAATCTGCCATGGGGACCCGAAGACGAAAGAGTGCCTGCTGGGATTGAGACTGTTATGCTGGCTGAAGAGATCAGGCCGCGAGCTGGGCGGCATGTTGAAGTTATTGAAGTGAAGAGGGAGGGTGGTGGGATAAGGAGGGTTGTGGTGGGGGAGGAGGGTGATGTTATTGAGGAGACGAATGATGATGAGGTGGTTGTTATTAAGGATGAGCCTGAGGATGAGTGATGGAAGATATGATGTGACAGTATCGCGAATGTACAAACAGAAGTGCATGATGAGGTTGACAACTCAGGTCTCAAAGGGCAGCCCCAGGTTGCATCAGGATGTGGATGCTCACTGGTCTGGCTGCCTGCAGCATCACACGTTCGATGACTGCTGTGCCACTTCGTAAGTGTACAGCAGTTCCCGTGGTTCGGCTTCGCGCAAAACAATCCCTCATAGGCGCtaagagccttagagttgCTGCTAATGTATGCAGATCTATACGACGCCCACTCGAGAGAACTGCGCAGCAATGTGAGTCAGGAGAGTGGTGAGACTTGCCAGCCATATATACTAATACTGCAAAACCCAGTTTCTTGGCTTGCACCTTCATCGCTATATAGCAATACTGCATATCTCAGGCTCCTGGCTTACGAATTCATCGCTGCAACTCTTGCTGACTACTATGTCTACGTCTCAACTACAACTCCCAGACGCGCCCTCGCGCGAAGAGACAAAAGCAGATCCCCGGAAGACGCTCGACTGGATCTCAACTTGTTTGGCACAAATATATTCCGTCCCGACCCCAGCGACAGCGGACTCAAAAGCATCCTACTCAACTCTTTACACAACAGTATGGAACTACTGCACCACCACTCGAGACGAGCGCAGGAGCGGCGATGTCAGCGTCGTGAGTAGCAAGGACCTATATGCAAATCTGGAGCGAGCGATCCAAGCGTACTGCCAGGCAGCCCTTGAAGATGTCATCACCAGGGACAAGGACAGTATCCTCGAAGCGTACACACAGCAGTGGGCAATTTTCACGCGTTTGAGAAGCCAAGTGTCGCATTTGCTCCGTCCGTTGGAGGATCGCTGGATCGAACGAGAGAGAGTGGATGGGCGAGGAGACGTCTTGGGGATTTCGGAGCTTCATACGGAGCTGTGGAGGAGGGAAGTGTTCAAGGCGTCTACGGAGGCTGTTATTTCGGATGCTCTGGTGGTAATGGAGCGGGAAGATGAGGGGAGTGAGGTTTTGAGAGAGACGTTGGCTGAATCGAGGAGTGTTGGTTTGGTGATGTCTGGTGGCAGGTTGGTGGGCTTGAGTTGAGGAGGATTGGCGGGACGGGAATAGAGCGGGTAAAGAGGCGGGCTCTTGTCTATGTCTGGGGTTGGTAGATAGTTCACCATGCCTGCCGTAGCGCAATGCTGCCTTTGAAAGAGTCAACGACGATGATGATCCCGGAGGTAATTTGCTGCCTAATATGTTGCCACAGCCGTGCGTGTCAAAGGGCATATCTGGGTGAGATACATTGCAAAAAGTAGAACAACCGATCGAACACTTTCTGAGCACAAGGACTCTCGTTACCTTGTGCTCTTGAGCCAATGCACCCGAGCACTGAGCCCTGGTGAGTGCCAAAAGAATCGAGAGCTTGTGAACGCCAAGAAGTCAGGACTCATCTCTTGCCGGTGGAGCTTCGCATCCACCTCATCGAGCGAGATAGAGGAGCTCTTACGGGAATTAATATGAGAAGATGCTCTTCAACATTTTCGAGCTGTATGACCGCGGAAGTTCTACTCGCCAAAGGCAAGAGGATGTCAGATTTCTGAGTTGGGTGCGGAGAGAGGGGGGATCTAAAGCTTCCAAGCCGGTCACAGCATCTGGAAGAGTTCGTTTATCTCAGTCAGGATATTAGACGCTGCAGTCACAAGACCGGCGCCACTCAGCTGCGGCTCCTTTCGTGGATCTTGACTGCTTCATCTTCAAGATTGTACCGATGAGGGTGTACACGGTGGGTGTGTGAAGAGGTGTGTGGAGTATATAGAGAGAAAGAGGAGGAGATGAAAGCCCGCGGCGCTGGAAGTGGAGGTCACGAGGGACGGCGAGGTTGAGAGGGGGTTGATGGTGAGGTTGGTGAGGTTGGTGAAATTGGTGGAGTGGATGCAGCATGTTGGGGAGTAGAGGGCGAGGGCTGAGAGGGGCCGGGGCTTTAAAAGAAATTACCGTTTGCTGTAAGTGAAGTTATGTCGACGCTACGTAGTGCTGGCACAATACTAGCGTATCATTCCCGAGGAGAGTATGAAGGATCTAAGTCAAGGAGTGTCGCCACGACACCTGTTAGAGTGACTTGTTGTGGCGGTTCGCTCCAAGGTTTGTATCTTCCGCCACTCCAGGGACCCTCAAGTCATCTTGTCTGTTCAATGTCCCGCATCGGCAGCAACTGAGTCATTTTGGTGTCTGCCCCTGTACGCGAGTCGACCCCTAGACATCGGGGTCGTCAACTGCCTCCGTCACCGCATATTGGAACCAACCACGGCCTGTGTGTGGATCGCCGCAGTGCGGACACTCGCAACGGGCCGTGTCTCGTGCTATGTATTCTCTGAAGAAGTTCATGCACTCCGGACATTTCCACAGAGGCTGCTTGGCTTCTACCAAAAGCTCCTTGGAAAACGCCACCTGTTTCTGCAGGACCTCCACTGCGAATTTTGGACATTGAGCCATGATCTCAATGAGAGCTTTCTCGATCTCGCTAGTACCTCCGAGTAGGCCTTGAGTGACGATGTGCCGGACAATGGTCTTGCGAATGGCCTTGGTGGCTAGCTCCGCCTCGTAGGCCATGATGATGATGTTGGCGAGATCCTCGTCAAAGATTTTCTGGAACAGGGCGCGGCGAAGCTTGtcattcgaaagctcttgGAGACCGACTATATCGTACTTGTCTGCCAGTAAGGCGATGCTGCCGTGGAAGGTTGGCGGGACTATCGGGGGATCTTGTCGCGGGCCATTGTACGAGAAAGTGTACATGTACTGGATCAGCGCCTCGACATGGTCAAGTTCGTGTGCGGATAGATCGTGAGTCTTCTCAGATGCTTCCTGTCATGAGGTTAGCCCTGTGTCTGGTGGGCTTCATGTCATGACTTGCTTGAACTCGCCATTGCAAGCCCTACCGAGCACTGATGAGTGTAGCGACAGCACCACTCGGTGGACCGGCCACTTCTTTCCCTGGCAAGTGATGGTGAAGTCTGACAGAGTGACGCTCTCTGCGATCTTGGCGAGGCCGTCGCAGAAAGCCATCTTCTGATTGTAAGCCATGATCAACTCTTTGAGGTGGTGCTTGTTGATGGTTCGGAGGCGTTCCTGCAGAGCTTGAAGAAGTTGCACGTAGGTGAGAAGGTTGTGCTTGAAAACGAAAGGCAAGTGATGTGCACCAGGCGTCAGGGTCTCGTGCTAAGTAAAGCACAAATGGTGAATGTGAGTGTGACGCGTGCATGTGAAACTCGGCTTTACCAAGCGATGGACTGTGCTGCCGTCCTAGAGCACATGTCAGCAGCCGTCCTAGAGC
Above is a genomic segment from Fulvia fulva chromosome 3, complete sequence containing:
- a CDS encoding ATP-dependent helicase, which produces MVKLQAATDRPPEIVRKPKRKRQTPAPQTDDTNDESTTDNAVTTVPTKTHDGGKKPRRSKKNADAPTLERNNSSTVVESSIPWPAEFTQLAQVHRALNLVYTFCCTRKHFATTIENLRSTVEANLKRELKNEDVAKIKLLIPLAVDFLYVDQTLLEIQLMGEEDLRGKKAAGDMFMDSPAEVRNVKEGLGKEEHQDVLFFEFVDGELRRQVADPLTGEPINAYQKIRKEDLKMPVFSQKTLMKLIDKRNVKFTSAINGWLNECAEKSADPVQRLEEEHKQYIPQPPQSRQNTPPELSKSTLPASIPEERKHIPEIIEELKGLEWYTGQIVPDGHRVFDPQQPVYGELNFSLSQDLVDAMYNTKSITSLYSHQAEAINALQEGQNVIVSTSTSSGKSLIYQLPVLHTLETEPQIRAMYIFPTKALAQDQRRSLKAMLSYMPELSDVVCETFDGDTSFPDRNYIRDEARIIFTNPDMLHLTILPQEEAWRTFLKNLRYVVMDELHVYNGLFGAHVALIMRRLRRICAAVGNRNVKFISCSATVANPEEHMRTIFGIEDVKLIDFDGSPCGRKEFLCWNTPYKDPADPTSGRGDSFIETARLFCQLILRGVRVICFCRIRKFCEILTTAIKNELNALGRAEVMNRVMAYRGGYTPQDRRRIEKEMFEGKLVGIIGTSALELGVDIGSLDCVISHGFPYTIANLRQQSGRAGRRNKDSLSVLVGNSFPTDQYFMANPDEIFTRPNCELQVDLTNVLVLEGHIQCAAYEMPISADEDDKWFSKQLPEICSERLRKDDLGFYHPADRFLPYPSRTVAIRDTEDDHFAIVDMTNGRNVVLEELETSRAFFTIYEGGIHIHQGNKYLVKHVDTERMIAKVEFVKVDWITQQRDYTDIDPVETEAVRRIPDSMSRAFFGTIKIHQNVFGFFKLDKKNRILDAVQVDNPPIIIFSKGMWLDVPKQAVEILNSRRLNVAAGIHAAEHALLSLMPNFVISMPGDVKTECKVAVKEFAKKESKRKRPARLTFYDDKGGQHGSGIAAKAFEFIDLLLHQAHDRVEACHCLEGCLECCCSERCKEANQVMSKAGCEVILKSLLNKEIDVDNLPWGPEDERVPAGIETVMLAEEIRPRAGRHVEVIEVKREGGGIRRVVVGEEGDVIEETNDDEVVVIKDEPEDE